From the Sphingomonas sabuli genome, the window AGACCCGCCGTGTCCGGAGCGTCGCGAAGCCGGGCCCGAAGGCCACCAGCGCCGCCGCGCACAGCGCCGATCCGCACTGGCGATAGAATAGGCTTTCGATGACGTTGACGCCGTGGTCCGCGGCCAGCTTCACCAACGCGAGCATCACCGCCAGCAGCACTGCGGTAACCAGCCGCAACCCGACGCCCAGCAGCGGCCGCTGCTCGGTAATCTCGTCGGTGTCGCGAACGTCAGAAGCGGGCATGCGCCGCCCCTACGTCCGCCTAGCGCAGCTGGCTATCCTTCGAACCGCGACGGTTAATGGTGGAATGGGTGACCGCCTTGTCGCGCTCGGCCTGGCAGGCAATGCAGGTGCGCACGCCGGGCAGCGCATCGCGGCGCTTCTTGGGAATGGTTTCGCCGCAATCGTCGCATTCGCTGGCGCTTTCGCCCTGCGGAGTGAGCGACCGGGCGCGCGCGACCGCGTCCTTGACGGTGTCGTCGATCTGATCCTGGACCGCTCCGTCCCGTGTCCAACCGCCGGCCATCGCTGCCTCCTATTGTCCTTCGACCGGAGCACTATAGGGCTTGAAGGCGCCACCCGGAACGGCCGAAGCCACCGGGCTGACCCAGCCATTGGCGCTGACCGACGCCACGCCGAAGACATAATCGTCGACGCGTACGCCGGGCAGTGTCAGTCCGCACCGAAGGTTGGGTGAATCTTCCTTTGCGGGCACCGTCAGGCAGCCATTACCGTCACCCGCGCCGACGGGAATGTATTGCGCGCCGCCCCACTGGCTGGCGTCGGTCGCGCGCCAGCGGACGACATATCCGCGCGCGCCGGCAACCGGATTCCAGCGGACGATGGTGTCGGTCGAAACCGCGCCCTCGGCCGCGGCATCGGGCGGCGGCGGCGCATTGGCGATCGCCGCCAGCGCGGCGACGTTCAGCTTCGTCACGCGCTCCAGATACGCAAAGTCCATTTCGTCGACGGTATCGCCATATTTGATGCCCTTGTCGGTTCGCAGGTCCTGGTGCTGATGCTCGTAATCCTCGACCGCCACGGACAGGCGGACGGCAGGAAAGCCGCTATTGAGGAATTCGGTATGGTCGCCGCCGCGACCGAAACGGTCGTTGCGCCAGATCTGCACCACGTCGATCCCGGCGGGGACGTGTCCGGCGAGGTCGTCGAGAAAGCGCGAGATGTTGCGCGACGGCGCGTCATTTTCTCCGCCAAGGCTGCGGATGCGCGCGGCCAGCGCCTCATGCCCCTGCCACCGCGGCCCTTCGGAAAAGACGCGCACCTGCCGGTCGTTGCAGACGCGGTCGGACCCGCAGCTGTTGCCGATGATGTCGTTGTTCAGATTGGCGACGACATTCCAGCCCTGGGCCTTGGCATAATCGGCGAGGACCTTGCCGCCCAGCAGGCCCTGTTCCTCGCCCGACAGCGCCGCATAGACGATGGTCCCGGCAAACTTCTGCTTCGCCAGCACGCGCGCCGCTTCAATGACCGCGGCGGTGCCCGATCCGTCGTCGTTCGCGCCGGGCGCGTCTGCGGTGGCGTTCATCACGTCGCTCACGCGGCTGTCGATGTGGCCGGTAATGATGACGACGTCGTTGGGCCGTTCCGTCCCGCGCTGGATCGCGACCATGTCGCACACTCGCGTCGGCGTCGGCACGCGGCGGCCGGTGACCATGTCGCACGGGCGGACGGTTTGCAGGCCGAAGCTTTTGAACTGCGCTTCGGTCCAGTTCAGCGCGGCGCCGATGCCGCGCCGCGGATCGGTCTGCGACGACAAGGTGTGGCGCGTGCCGAAGCTGACCAGCCTTTCGACATCCTGCCGCATCCGCTGTCCGCTGACCGACTGGATGATGGCGGCCAGTTCCGGGCCCTTGGGCGGTGGCGGCGGCGGCAATGGCGGGGTCGCCGCGGCAGCGGTGGCGAACAAAAGGGCGGTGAGGGCGGGAAGATGTTTCATGGGCATAGTGTGGCATCGGAAACGCCGCACGGCCAGCTTCGGGTCAAAATCGCCATGGTCATTCCCCCGGCATGCATGCGTCGGGGCAGAGCGAGGCGAAAGGACCGGTAACCGCAACTGCGGCGCGGTCTGGCGCGGCCAACTTTGCATTGGCCGCCCGCGGGTCTAGGGAGCGGCCAACCTTTCCCCAGACCCAGGATCCCTGCCCCATGTTGCGTGACATCGACCATTTCATTGCCGGCGAAGCGTATCAGTCGAGCGGCCGCACCGGCGACGTCTTCGACCCCAATCGCGGTGAGGTGCAGGCGCGGGTCAAGCTGGGCGCCGCGTCCGACCTGCAAAAGGCGGTGGACGCCGCCAAGGCCGCGCAGCCGGAATGGGCGGCGACCAATCCGCAGCGCCGCGCCCGCGTCTTCTTCAAGTTCCGCGAGCTGGTCGAAAAGAACATGCAGGAACTCGCCGAACTGCTGTCGAGCGAGCACGGCAAGGTCGTCGCCGACGCCAAGGGCGACGTCCAGCGCGGGCTGGAAGTGATCGAATATTGCTGCGGCATTCCGCAGTCGTTGAAGGGTGAATATACCAACGGCGCG encodes:
- a CDS encoding DksA/TraR family C4-type zinc finger protein; the protein is MAGGWTRDGAVQDQIDDTVKDAVARARSLTPQGESASECDDCGETIPKKRRDALPGVRTCIACQAERDKAVTHSTINRRGSKDSQLR
- a CDS encoding M28 family peptidase; this encodes MKHLPALTALLFATAAAATPPLPPPPPPKGPELAAIIQSVSGQRMRQDVERLVSFGTRHTLSSQTDPRRGIGAALNWTEAQFKSFGLQTVRPCDMVTGRRVPTPTRVCDMVAIQRGTERPNDVVIITGHIDSRVSDVMNATADAPGANDDGSGTAAVIEAARVLAKQKFAGTIVYAALSGEEQGLLGGKVLADYAKAQGWNVVANLNNDIIGNSCGSDRVCNDRQVRVFSEGPRWQGHEALAARIRSLGGENDAPSRNISRFLDDLAGHVPAGIDVVQIWRNDRFGRGGDHTEFLNSGFPAVRLSVAVEDYEHQHQDLRTDKGIKYGDTVDEMDFAYLERVTKLNVAALAAIANAPPPPDAAAEGAVSTDTIVRWNPVAGARGYVVRWRATDASQWGGAQYIPVGAGDGNGCLTVPAKEDSPNLRCGLTLPGVRVDDYVFGVASVSANGWVSPVASAVPGGAFKPYSAPVEGQ